The following are from one region of the Thiocapsa rosea genome:
- a CDS encoding SulP family inorganic anion transporter produces the protein MMERLYPILPFLRWFPMTREGLRHDIIAGITVALVLLPQGMAYAQLAGLPVVYGLYASFIPVMIASMWGSSSQLHTGPVAMLSLMSAAAIIPFASPGSASFIELSIMLALMVGVLRLALGLFKLGAIVNLLSSPVVVGFTNAAALIIGLSQLSKIIGVPFPRSDFYLADLWRVVQQIGETHWPTLVFALAAFLLMDALKRFSPRLPGVLIAVLATTAWSALIGFEHKSTVGIEQIQDVPTVETIESYSQTAMRIKALTALIAERSREAARLEQEGGMEAIKRAAELSASVRLFQYELDQSRSQNNARRIDLHAIRLEGSPIPDGPMLLFAKGQVPEGLARDGRIWHFVETRDGTVTLSSGGAVVGDIPKGLPQFAVPEVHWDLILALLPAAIVMALIGFMEATSISKAIATTTGERINAGKELVGQGLANIVGSFFSSYTVSGSFSRSAVAAKTGAKTGLFAVISALAVMVFLLFFTSYLYSLPQSVLAVIVMMAVFGLIRVAPLVHAWKVDRGGAIVGIVTFLATLMMAPAIANGILLGIVLTVVLYLIKSMRPRAEIVARKPDGTLGGIKAHNLAPVSEAVVPVRFDGSLTFSTVAYFEDIVLEAIAEFPKTRVILIIGSGINEMDASGEEKVNEVAKQLRDAGIGLYFSGLKHQVMSVLEKTGVVEELGRDHFFPNKEHALKVLLERYEDSSEPQGK, from the coding sequence ATGATGGAACGTCTTTACCCTATCCTGCCCTTTTTGCGCTGGTTCCCCATGACTCGGGAGGGCCTGCGCCACGACATCATTGCCGGAATCACGGTCGCTTTGGTGTTGCTGCCGCAGGGCATGGCCTACGCCCAGTTGGCGGGTTTGCCTGTCGTTTACGGGCTTTACGCCTCCTTTATCCCCGTCATGATCGCCTCGATGTGGGGCTCGTCGAGTCAACTGCACACCGGCCCGGTGGCGATGCTCTCGCTGATGTCCGCGGCGGCGATCATTCCCTTCGCCTCACCGGGAAGCGCGAGCTTCATCGAGCTTTCGATCATGCTGGCCTTGATGGTCGGTGTGCTGCGTCTTGCACTCGGTTTGTTCAAGCTCGGAGCCATCGTCAATCTGCTGTCGAGCCCCGTGGTCGTGGGCTTCACGAATGCGGCGGCGCTGATCATCGGACTCTCGCAGCTGAGCAAGATCATCGGCGTGCCCTTTCCGCGCTCGGACTTCTATCTCGCGGATCTTTGGCGTGTCGTGCAGCAGATCGGCGAGACCCATTGGCCGACCCTGGTGTTCGCGCTTGCCGCCTTTCTGCTGATGGATGCGCTCAAACGGTTTTCTCCCCGGCTCCCCGGCGTCTTGATCGCCGTACTCGCAACGACCGCTTGGTCGGCTCTGATCGGCTTCGAGCACAAGTCGACAGTCGGGATCGAGCAGATCCAGGACGTGCCGACGGTGGAGACGATCGAGTCTTACAGCCAGACCGCGATGCGGATCAAAGCCCTCACCGCGTTGATCGCGGAGCGCAGCCGCGAGGCCGCCCGGCTTGAGCAGGAGGGCGGGATGGAGGCCATCAAGCGCGCAGCTGAGTTGTCGGCATCGGTGCGTCTCTTCCAGTACGAGCTGGATCAATCGCGCTCACAGAACAACGCGCGCCGCATCGATCTGCACGCCATCCGCTTGGAAGGTTCGCCGATCCCGGACGGGCCGATGCTCCTCTTCGCCAAAGGCCAAGTCCCCGAGGGCCTGGCGCGTGATGGCCGGATCTGGCATTTCGTCGAGACGCGCGACGGGACGGTGACGCTCTCCTCGGGCGGGGCCGTGGTCGGGGACATCCCTAAGGGGCTGCCGCAGTTTGCCGTGCCCGAGGTGCACTGGGATCTGATCCTCGCGCTGCTCCCGGCGGCGATCGTGATGGCGCTGATCGGCTTCATGGAAGCGACCTCGATCTCCAAGGCCATCGCCACCACGACAGGCGAGCGGATCAACGCCGGCAAGGAGCTGGTCGGACAGGGTCTGGCCAACATCGTCGGTAGCTTTTTCAGCTCCTACACGGTCAGCGGATCCTTCTCGCGATCCGCCGTTGCGGCCAAGACGGGCGCCAAGACCGGCCTGTTCGCCGTCATCAGCGCGCTGGCGGTGATGGTCTTCCTGCTCTTCTTCACCTCCTACCTCTACAGCCTGCCGCAGTCCGTGCTGGCGGTCATCGTGATGATGGCCGTCTTCGGGCTGATCCGAGTCGCGCCGCTGGTCCATGCCTGGAAGGTCGATCGCGGCGGCGCGATCGTCGGCATCGTGACCTTCCTGGCGACCCTCATGATGGCCCCGGCAATCGCCAACGGAATCCTCCTCGGCATCGTCCTGACGGTGGTGCTCTATCTGATCAAGAGCATGCGTCCGCGCGCAGAGATCGTCGCCCGCAAACCCGATGGAACGCTTGGCGGCATCAAGGCACACAATCTCGCGCCGGTCAGCGAGGCGGTGGTGCCGGTGCGCTTCGACGGCTCGTTGACCTTCTCGACCGTCGCTTACTTCGAGGACATCGTGCTGGAGGCCATCGCCGAGTTTCCGAAGACCAGAGTGATCTTGATCATCGGTAGCGGAATCAACGAGATGGATGCATCAGGTGAGGAAAAGGTCAATGAAGTTGCCAAACAGCTTCGGGACGCGGGCATCGGGCTCTATTTCAGCGGGTTGAAGCATCAGGTGATGTCCGTCCTCGAGAAAACCGGAGTCGTCGAAGAGCTCGGACGTGATCACTTCTTCCCGAACAAGGAGCATGCGCTCAAGGTGTTGCTCGAGCGCTACGAGGACTCCTCCGAACCGCAAGGCAAGTGA
- a CDS encoding BON domain-containing protein, which produces MKSTRPYRVLMTSALLILLSASPLRADADAAIAAKVETIIALNQHLGRYAIEVQSQDGRLRIEGSVPGVIERALAEDLANLVANGVPVDNALELDAAFAASPGPLTSQVKDLDVATKIRQRLGWQTSTSGLEVAVEVEGGIARLQGRVGSPGASDRVATLVGTTEGIVEVFNYINVNPDILTEERERQAAAGDVERSDTWIADRVNTVLGYDTTVNARSIEVIANDGVVLLRGTVTSLAERQVAEALAGDILGVREVESLLSFERPM; this is translated from the coding sequence ATGAAATCGACACGACCCTATCGGGTTTTGATGACCTCGGCGTTGTTGATCCTGCTCTCGGCGTCGCCCCTGCGGGCCGATGCCGATGCGGCGATCGCCGCCAAGGTCGAGACCATCATCGCGCTGAACCAACACCTCGGTCGCTATGCGATCGAAGTCCAATCGCAGGACGGGCGTCTGCGAATCGAGGGGTCCGTGCCGGGCGTCATCGAGCGTGCCCTGGCGGAGGATCTGGCAAACCTGGTTGCGAACGGGGTGCCGGTCGACAACGCGCTCGAACTGGATGCGGCCTTCGCGGCGAGTCCGGGGCCGCTCACGTCTCAGGTCAAAGACCTGGATGTGGCGACCAAGATCCGGCAGCGCCTGGGATGGCAGACCAGCACGAGCGGGCTGGAGGTTGCCGTCGAGGTCGAGGGGGGCATCGCCCGTCTCCAGGGGCGCGTCGGCTCGCCCGGCGCGTCCGATCGCGTGGCGACCCTGGTCGGGACCACCGAAGGGATTGTCGAGGTCTTCAACTACATCAACGTCAACCCGGATATCTTGACCGAGGAGCGCGAGCGACAGGCCGCCGCCGGAGATGTCGAGCGCTCCGATACCTGGATCGCCGATCGCGTGAACACCGTTCTGGGTTACGACACGACCGTCAACGCGCGCAGTATCGAGGTGATCGCGAACGACGGGGTGGTGTTGCTCCGCGGGACCGTCACGTCGCTGGCCGAGCGCCAAGTTGCCGAGGCGCTGGCGGGCGACATCCTGGGTGTGCGCGAGGTGGAATCGCTGCTGAGTTTCGAACGACCCATGTGA
- a CDS encoding energy-coupling factor ABC transporter ATP-binding protein, translated as MPTLFELSGLRFAYPGQAPVLRDASLGLDAGERIALTGPNGSGKSTLLHIMVGLLRPQVGTVVAFGAPRRNEQDFHEVRQRAGLVFQDPDDQLFCPTVAEDIAFGPLNLGKSKTEVLEVVDRTLDRLQLGHLRDRVTHKLSGGEKRLVGLATVLAMEPDVLLLDEPTNALDEATRARLVAILNALPQALIVVSHDAHFRRKVTSHQYRIRDGVIGALEVHCPHAE; from the coding sequence ATGCCAACCTTGTTTGAGCTGAGCGGGTTGCGTTTTGCGTACCCCGGGCAAGCGCCGGTCCTGCGGGATGCGAGCCTCGGCCTGGATGCAGGCGAGCGCATCGCGCTGACCGGTCCAAACGGATCCGGCAAGAGCACCCTGCTGCATATCATGGTCGGGCTCTTACGGCCCCAGGTCGGGACGGTCGTCGCCTTCGGCGCACCAAGGCGTAACGAACAGGATTTCCACGAGGTCCGACAGCGCGCCGGCCTGGTCTTTCAGGATCCGGACGACCAGCTCTTCTGTCCGACCGTGGCCGAGGACATTGCCTTCGGACCGCTCAATCTCGGCAAATCGAAGACGGAGGTCCTCGAGGTGGTCGACCGCACGCTCGACCGATTGCAGCTCGGCCACCTGCGCGATCGCGTCACGCACAAGCTCTCGGGCGGTGAAAAGCGCTTGGTCGGCCTCGCTACGGTGCTGGCGATGGAGCCGGACGTGCTTCTGCTCGACGAACCCACCAATGCACTGGACGAGGCGACTCGGGCCCGACTGGTCGCGATCCTCAACGCGCTCCCCCAAGCCCTGATCGTCGTCTCCCACGACGCCCACTTCAGACGCAAGGTCACCAGCCATCAGTACCGGATCCGCGACGGTGTCATCGGTGCGCTGGAGGTGCATTGTCCGCATGCCGAATAG
- the cbiQ gene encoding cobalt ECF transporter T component CbiQ: MGHLLEPAECATTAGGARRGWLRDLDPRLRIVAATLFALVVVSLSGLQTLALALCLAILLMLWARLPAGPTLKRMAAMDGFMLFILLLLPFTVPGTPIFAWGSFSASAEGLHKAVAIVLKANAIVLALLALVGSLEAVTLGHALARLRMPATLVQLLLFTVRYITVIGEEYARLRTAMRARCFRPGNNRHTYRSLGYLVGMLLVRSLERSERILAAMRCRGFQGRFHLLDQFAYRPGDAVFAGAAAFAFAALLALDLLHANLV; this comes from the coding sequence ATGGGGCATCTGCTCGAGCCCGCCGAGTGTGCGACGACAGCCGGCGGGGCGCGCCGGGGCTGGCTGCGCGACCTGGATCCGCGCCTTCGCATCGTTGCCGCCACCTTGTTCGCACTGGTGGTGGTTTCCCTGTCGGGTCTACAGACGCTTGCACTCGCGCTTTGTCTGGCCATCCTCTTGATGCTCTGGGCACGTCTGCCCGCCGGCCCGACCCTTAAACGGATGGCGGCGATGGACGGTTTTATGCTGTTCATCCTGTTGTTGCTGCCCTTTACGGTGCCCGGGACGCCGATCTTCGCGTGGGGGTCCTTCAGTGCGAGCGCCGAGGGTCTGCACAAGGCGGTCGCGATCGTGCTCAAGGCCAATGCGATCGTGCTCGCGCTTCTGGCCTTGGTCGGCAGCCTCGAGGCGGTCACGCTCGGTCACGCCCTTGCCCGCCTGCGGATGCCGGCGACACTGGTGCAACTGCTGCTGTTTACCGTGCGTTACATCACCGTCATCGGCGAGGAATACGCGCGGCTGCGCACGGCGATGCGCGCCCGCTGCTTTCGCCCGGGCAACAACCGACACACCTACCGAAGCCTCGGCTATCTGGTCGGGATGCTGCTGGTGCGCAGCCTGGAGCGCTCCGAGCGTATCCTGGCCGCGATGCGCTGCCGCGGCTTTCAAGGCCGTTTTCATCTCCTGGACCAATTCGCCTATCGCCCCGGCGACGCGGTCTTCGCAGGAGCTGCTGCATTCGCGTTCGCGGCCTTGCTCGCACTGGATCTCTTGCATGCCAACCTTGTTTGA
- the cbiM gene encoding cobalt transporter CbiM, whose protein sequence is MHIVDGALSHPVVIGGAVLAVAGIAKGLRELDMERIPAAGVLSATFFVAALVHVPIGPSSVHLIMNGLAGIVLGWAAFPALFVGLLLQAVFFGFGGITVLGVNTLAIALPAVAVHYLCRSGIRSERIGVAAVWAGLAGGFAIAMTAALVAFALTLSGQHYLVAAKLVFFAHLPIMAIEAMLCVAAVTLIRQVKPELFGVFDEPVVRSGDA, encoded by the coding sequence ATGCACATCGTCGACGGCGCCTTGTCTCATCCCGTTGTCATCGGGGGTGCGGTTCTGGCCGTGGCCGGAATCGCCAAAGGTCTGCGGGAGCTGGACATGGAGCGCATCCCGGCGGCGGGAGTCCTGAGCGCGACCTTCTTCGTCGCGGCCTTGGTCCATGTGCCCATCGGCCCGTCCAGCGTCCATCTGATCATGAATGGGCTCGCCGGGATCGTGCTCGGTTGGGCGGCCTTTCCCGCCCTCTTCGTCGGTCTCCTGCTCCAAGCCGTCTTTTTCGGCTTCGGCGGAATCACGGTGCTCGGGGTCAACACGCTGGCGATCGCCCTGCCGGCGGTTGCGGTCCACTATCTGTGCCGCTCGGGGATCCGGTCCGAGCGCATCGGGGTCGCCGCTGTTTGGGCCGGGCTCGCGGGCGGGTTTGCGATCGCCATGACCGCGGCCTTGGTGGCATTTGCCCTGACCCTGAGCGGCCAACACTATCTGGTGGCGGCCAAGCTGGTCTTCTTCGCACATCTTCCGATCATGGCGATCGAGGCGATGCTCTGCGTCGCCGCCGTGACCCTCATCCGACAGGTGAAGCCGGAGCTGTTCGGCGTCTTCGACGAGCCCGTTGTGCGGAGCGGCGATGCCTGA
- a CDS encoding V-type ATP synthase subunit D, translating to MTERAIVPTHSAFLELKEERSGMREGYRFLDEKRLILAAEILAELGRYEHELAAFRADYREAADALQGAVARHGLEGLAIHPPAPPLDTDCRLTPRRVLGVTLHDLVDSDRQPQSPPPSVADSPDADRCRRAFQVLIPRIARLAAMVGNLQRLRADYARTARRARALEDVLLPEIDDTLRAVESALEELEREEVVRARQVRV from the coding sequence ATGACCGAGCGCGCGATCGTTCCGACCCACAGCGCCTTCCTCGAGCTCAAGGAAGAGCGCTCCGGGATGCGGGAAGGGTATCGATTCCTCGACGAGAAACGGCTGATCCTCGCCGCCGAGATCCTCGCCGAGCTCGGCCGCTACGAGCATGAGCTGGCCGCCTTTCGAGCCGACTATCGCGAAGCCGCCGATGCACTCCAAGGCGCTGTCGCCCGTCATGGCCTGGAAGGACTCGCCATCCACCCGCCGGCACCGCCACTCGACACCGATTGCCGTCTCACGCCGCGGCGCGTCCTCGGCGTGACCCTGCACGATCTGGTCGACAGCGATCGGCAGCCGCAATCACCCCCGCCGAGCGTCGCCGACAGCCCGGACGCCGACCGCTGTCGCCGAGCCTTCCAGGTGCTGATCCCGCGCATCGCCCGTCTGGCCGCCATGGTCGGCAATCTCCAACGCCTGCGCGCCGACTACGCCCGCACCGCCCGCCGCGCGCGCGCACTCGAAGACGTCCTCCTCCCCGAGATCGACGACACCCTGCGTGCGGTGGAGTCCGCGCTCGAAGAGCTCGAGCGCGAAGAGGTCGTGCGTGCGCGACAGGTTCGGGTCTGA
- a CDS encoding V-type ATP synthase subunit B: MTYARLIGEEIANRAEGPLLFLSRSLDVGLNEAVEVEGTDGSVRLGRIAALDEDTITVEMLDDTAGLALQGTRVRFFGEPLRFHVGPGLLGRVFNGIGKPLDGGPPLAAEHAYRVEGLPIKPTARVAPSEFLETGFTAIDLMNSLVRGQKLPLFSGGGLPHDRIAVDIACNARLPGDAQEAEGFAIVFAGIGIPHDSAEFFREEMEKSGALARTVLFLNLASDSSAQRLLAPRFALTAAEYLAFVEGMHVLVILTDLTNYCEALREVSASRGEVPSRKGYPGYMYSDLATLYERAGRIRGKPGSVTQVPILTMPNDDITHPIPDLTGYITEGQIVLDRDLHRRDIYPPIRLLPSLSRLMKDGIGTGRTHADHPALAAQLYASYSQARQTRVLAGVVGEDGLSDDDRKLLLFGDDFEQTVIHQGVDARTLEESMAAGWSALRGLPAGELHRLDDRQIREHLLDQSPRREPVS, from the coding sequence ATGACATACGCCAGACTCATCGGAGAGGAGATCGCCAACCGTGCCGAGGGTCCGCTGTTGTTCTTGAGCCGCAGCCTCGACGTGGGTTTGAACGAGGCGGTCGAGGTGGAGGGCACGGACGGCTCGGTGCGTCTCGGGCGCATCGCGGCCTTGGACGAGGACACCATCACGGTCGAGATGCTCGACGACACCGCCGGGCTTGCCCTGCAGGGCACGCGGGTACGCTTCTTCGGCGAGCCGTTGCGGTTCCATGTCGGTCCGGGGCTGCTCGGGCGGGTCTTCAACGGCATCGGCAAACCGCTCGACGGCGGACCGCCGCTCGCGGCCGAGCACGCCTACCGGGTCGAGGGTCTGCCGATCAAGCCCACCGCACGCGTGGCGCCGAGCGAATTTCTCGAGACCGGTTTCACGGCGATCGATCTCATGAACAGCCTGGTGCGCGGCCAAAAGTTGCCGCTCTTCTCGGGCGGCGGGCTCCCCCATGACCGCATCGCTGTTGACATTGCCTGCAACGCGCGCCTGCCGGGAGATGCGCAAGAGGCTGAAGGGTTCGCCATCGTCTTCGCCGGCATCGGCATCCCGCACGACAGCGCCGAGTTCTTTCGCGAGGAGATGGAGAAGAGCGGGGCGCTCGCCCGCACCGTGCTCTTTCTCAACCTGGCCAGCGATTCGAGCGCGCAGCGTCTGCTCGCCCCCCGCTTCGCCTTAACCGCCGCGGAGTACTTGGCGTTCGTCGAAGGCATGCATGTCTTGGTGATCCTGACCGATCTCACCAACTACTGCGAGGCCCTGCGAGAGGTCTCGGCGAGCCGCGGCGAGGTCCCCAGCCGGAAGGGCTATCCGGGCTACATGTACTCGGATCTGGCAACCCTCTACGAGCGCGCCGGTCGCATCCGCGGAAAACCGGGCTCGGTCACGCAGGTCCCCATCCTGACCATGCCCAACGACGACATCACTCACCCCATCCCGGATCTCACGGGCTACATCACCGAGGGTCAGATCGTGCTCGATCGGGATCTGCACCGGCGCGACATCTATCCGCCGATCCGCTTGCTGCCGAGTCTGTCGCGTCTGATGAAGGACGGCATCGGCACGGGACGCACCCATGCCGATCATCCGGCACTCGCCGCGCAGCTCTACGCCAGTTACAGCCAGGCCCGGCAGACACGGGTGCTGGCCGGTGTGGTCGGGGAGGACGGTCTCTCGGATGACGACCGCAAGCTGCTTCTCTTCGGCGACGACTTCGAGCAGACGGTGATCCATCAGGGTGTCGATGCGCGGACCCTGGAGGAGAGCATGGCCGCCGGATGGTCCGCCCTGCGCGGCTTACCGGCGGGCGAGCTGCACCGACTCGACGACCGTCAGATCCGCGAGCATTTGCTCGATCAATCCCCGCGCCGAGAACCCGTCTCATGA
- a CDS encoding IS701 family transposase codes for MSILPALAIQFQGLFPNSDHGRERARWFILTLQAILLPITASRTSNLLRTIATLFGVVIGEARYYTFMASVKLPWTRIWAVLWRAIPDPLTDGRLLVVLDDSINPKTGTKVFACQRSFDHAAKTNQSSFPWAQTIVTLGLLKVIHGRWCCLPLAFAFYLRRATLALRSVRIRGRVLTFETKFTQAVRLIQSFAGVFPRAPILVVTDSWFGNNGLLKPLRRALGSRAHLLSRLRVNAVLHDLPVAVPGRAGRPRKYGERLGSVKAMQTALRATARTYSLNLYGRVRDVVAAEQVVMLKSLRCQVRVVWVYRRTQWIALVTTDLTLSVEQMIEIYGARWKIEAGFREIKQEIGSAQTQTRNPDAVTNHLHFCMVATTITWIYAASLEQAPARRYAAARRTEYAFADVRRALAHDLADVGFGVDCDDPGQGTRNPLIVAVMRLVA; via the coding sequence ATGTCGATCCTACCCGCACTCGCCATTCAATTCCAGGGCCTTTTTCCGAACTCCGACCACGGCCGAGAACGCGCCCGCTGGTTCATTCTCACGCTGCAGGCGATCCTGTTGCCGATCACCGCCTCGCGTACCTCCAACCTGCTGCGCACCATCGCCACGCTCTTCGGCGTGGTGATCGGCGAGGCCAGGTACTACACCTTCATGGCCTCGGTGAAGCTGCCGTGGACGCGGATCTGGGCGGTGCTCTGGCGGGCGATCCCCGACCCCCTCACCGACGGGCGCCTGCTGGTGGTGCTGGACGACTCGATCAATCCGAAGACCGGCACCAAGGTGTTTGCCTGCCAGCGCAGCTTCGACCATGCCGCCAAGACCAATCAGAGCTCGTTTCCGTGGGCGCAGACCATCGTCACGCTCGGACTGCTGAAGGTCATTCACGGGCGCTGGTGTTGCCTGCCGTTGGCCTTCGCCTTTTACCTGCGCAGGGCGACCCTGGCGCTGCGCAGCGTGCGCATCCGCGGTCGGGTGCTCACCTTCGAGACCAAGTTCACCCAAGCCGTGCGCCTGATCCAGAGCTTCGCCGGGGTCTTTCCGCGGGCGCCGATCCTGGTGGTCACCGACAGCTGGTTCGGCAACAACGGCTTGCTCAAACCGTTGCGCCGGGCGCTCGGCTCCCGTGCCCATCTGCTCTCGCGCCTGCGCGTGAACGCGGTGCTCCACGATCTGCCGGTGGCCGTGCCGGGACGCGCCGGACGACCCCGCAAGTACGGGGAGCGTCTGGGCAGTGTCAAGGCGATGCAGACCGCACTGCGGGCCACCGCGCGGACTTATTCCCTCAACCTCTACGGGCGGGTTCGCGACGTGGTGGCCGCCGAGCAGGTGGTGATGCTCAAGTCCCTGCGCTGCCAGGTGCGCGTGGTGTGGGTCTACCGGCGTACCCAATGGATCGCACTGGTGACCACCGACCTGACCCTATCCGTTGAACAAATGATTGAAATCTATGGCGCGCGCTGGAAAATAGAAGCCGGATTCAGGGAAATCAAGCAGGAGATCGGCAGTGCCCAGACGCAGACCCGCAATCCCGATGCGGTCACCAACCATCTGCACTTCTGTATGGTGGCCACCACCATTACCTGGATCTACGCGGCCAGCTTGGAGCAAGCCCCCGCACGGCGCTACGCCGCTGCGCGTCGGACCGAATATGCCTTCGCCGATGTGCGCCGAGCGCTTGCACATGATCTCGCCGACGTGGGTTTCGGGGTCGACTGCGACGATCCCGGCCAAGGCACCCGAAATCCCCTCATCGTTGCAGTCATGCGGCTGGTCGCCTGA
- a CDS encoding V-type ATP synthase subunit A — MSTAQTTWISGPVLRARPDGAFRLRESVTVGDQALLGEVIRIARDEITVQLYEDTSGLRPGIEVTGSGRLLSIRLGPAILAGIFDGLLRPIADIADPYVTPGMQVQAARRFHFTPSVCVGKTLMPGAAIGEVANGTGIAQRCLVPADLPGGRVTAIADAGEYADDQPICWIDAADGRHLQVAMTHAWPVRVPRPVQARLPSDEPMLTGQRVIDCLFPVARGGTGAIPGGFGTGKTVLLETVGKWCNADVIVYVGCGERGNEMAGLLAEFTELEDPRSGRPLLERTVVIANTSNMPVSAREASIYTGITVAEYFRDQGMNVTLMADSTSRWAEALREVSGRLGELPGEAGYPAYLSSRLADFYERAARVRTLGGETGSVTLLGAVSPPSGDFSEPVTTHTRRYVGSLWGLDAKRAQARFYPAIHPLQSYSLVAGNLARWWHNTGCTRWQELRRRFLTLLEDEARLERMARIIGRDAMPARQRLVLICAQLVNECFLRQSAYSMNDRYASPSRQAVMMRLIGSFIEGSERLLDAGVAPEAIRDQPIFRRLLRMGEEIEEGDWETFSALDQELTGTIRRLINEARDGGGG, encoded by the coding sequence ATGAGCACGGCGCAAACCACCTGGATCAGCGGCCCTGTCCTGCGGGCACGCCCCGACGGGGCTTTCCGTCTGCGCGAGTCGGTCACCGTCGGTGATCAGGCGCTGCTCGGCGAGGTGATCCGGATCGCCCGCGACGAGATCACCGTCCAGCTCTACGAGGACACCAGCGGCCTGCGCCCCGGGATCGAGGTCACGGGCTCCGGTCGGCTCCTGTCGATCCGTCTCGGGCCGGCGATTCTTGCCGGGATCTTCGACGGACTGCTGCGTCCCATCGCGGACATCGCCGATCCCTACGTCACGCCGGGGATGCAGGTACAGGCCGCCCGGCGGTTCCACTTCACCCCGAGCGTGTGCGTCGGCAAGACCCTGATGCCTGGTGCTGCGATCGGCGAGGTCGCGAACGGGACCGGCATCGCGCAGCGCTGCCTGGTGCCTGCGGATCTGCCGGGCGGGCGCGTCACCGCCATCGCGGACGCCGGCGAGTATGCGGACGACCAGCCGATCTGCTGGATCGACGCCGCCGATGGTCGGCACCTTCAGGTCGCCATGACCCACGCGTGGCCGGTGCGGGTGCCGCGACCCGTGCAGGCGCGACTGCCTTCGGACGAGCCCATGTTGACCGGGCAGCGTGTCATCGACTGTCTGTTCCCGGTCGCGCGCGGCGGCACCGGAGCCATTCCGGGCGGTTTCGGCACAGGCAAGACGGTCTTGCTCGAGACCGTCGGCAAGTGGTGCAACGCCGATGTCATCGTCTATGTCGGTTGCGGCGAGCGCGGCAACGAGATGGCCGGCTTGCTCGCCGAGTTCACCGAGCTGGAAGATCCGCGCAGCGGACGTCCCTTGCTCGAACGCACCGTCGTCATCGCCAACACCTCGAACATGCCCGTTTCCGCACGCGAGGCCAGCATCTACACCGGCATCACGGTGGCCGAGTATTTCCGTGACCAGGGCATGAACGTCACCCTGATGGCGGACTCCACCAGCCGCTGGGCCGAGGCCCTGCGCGAGGTCTCCGGCCGGCTCGGCGAGCTGCCCGGCGAGGCCGGCTACCCGGCCTATCTGAGCAGTCGCTTGGCCGATTTCTACGAGCGCGCCGCGCGGGTGCGCACGCTGGGCGGGGAGACCGGATCGGTTACGCTGCTTGGTGCGGTCAGTCCGCCCTCGGGCGACTTCTCCGAGCCCGTGACCACGCACACCAGACGCTATGTCGGCTCGCTTTGGGGCCTCGACGCCAAACGGGCGCAGGCGCGCTTCTACCCGGCGATCCACCCTCTGCAGTCCTACAGTCTGGTCGCCGGAAACCTCGCGCGTTGGTGGCACAACACCGGATGTACGCGCTGGCAGGAGCTGCGTCGACGCTTCCTGACGCTCTTGGAGGACGAGGCCCGTTTGGAGCGCATGGCCCGCATCATCGGACGCGACGCCATGCCCGCGCGCCAGCGGCTCGTGCTTATCTGCGCCCAGCTGGTCAACGAGTGCTTCCTGCGCCAGTCCGCCTATTCCATGAACGATCGCTACGCCAGCCCGTCGCGCCAAGCCGTCATGATGCGCCTGATCGGCAGCTTCATCGAAGGCTCCGAACGCCTGCTCGACGCCGGCGTCGCCCCCGAGGCGATCCGCGATCAACCCATCTTCCGTCGCCTCCTGCGCATGGGCGAGGAGATCGAAGAGGGCGACTGGGAGACCTTCTCCGCCCTCGATCAGGAACTGACGGGCACGATTCGGAGGCTGATCAACGAGGCGCGGGATGGGGGAGGGGGGTAG
- a CDS encoding V-type ATP synthase subunit F gives MAACVFLGDEVSGLGFRLAGVEVHCPEPSEVRALFQRLREEARVIVVTAEVAAALPPDLLRDAESATWPLVLVIPDVRNRVAAPDLVAEVRRHLGMAE, from the coding sequence ATGGCCGCCTGCGTCTTTCTGGGCGACGAGGTCAGCGGGCTCGGGTTCCGGCTCGCGGGGGTCGAGGTCCATTGCCCTGAGCCGTCGGAGGTGCGTGCGCTCTTTCAACGGCTGCGCGAGGAGGCCCGTGTCATCGTCGTGACCGCCGAGGTCGCGGCCGCGTTGCCGCCCGATCTGTTGAGAGACGCGGAGTCGGCGACCTGGCCGCTGGTCTTGGTGATCCCGGACGTGCGCAACCGTGTTGCGGCGCCGGATCTCGTTGCCGAGGTGCGGCGCCATTTGGGGATGGCCGAATGA